One genomic region from Chthonomonas calidirosea T49 encodes:
- the rimM gene encoding ribosome maturation factor RimM (Essential for efficient processing of 16S rRNA): MSLEEWTLVIGEIVAPFGIRGEVKVRLETDFPDRFYSLKQVCVRLPSGAMRLMEIESVRLHGLHKGQILLRFRNVGTVEMAETLRGGVLRIRPEEAVPLPPNEFYIHELIGFDVVTHEGTFIGRLKEVLRYPAHDIYVVSRVGKNEVLLPAVHEIVRAIDPQAKRIEVQLLPGLLSPDESEV; the protein is encoded by the coding sequence ATGTCGCTTGAGGAGTGGACTCTTGTTATCGGGGAGATCGTAGCGCCGTTTGGCATTCGTGGAGAGGTGAAGGTTCGCCTTGAAACCGATTTTCCCGATAGGTTCTACTCTCTCAAACAGGTCTGTGTGCGTCTGCCATCCGGAGCCATGCGGCTCATGGAGATCGAGAGTGTGCGCCTTCATGGGCTGCATAAAGGGCAGATCCTGCTGCGCTTCCGGAATGTGGGCACCGTCGAGATGGCAGAGACGCTTCGGGGTGGGGTGCTGCGTATTCGCCCCGAAGAGGCTGTGCCCCTGCCACCGAATGAGTTCTATATTCATGAGCTTATCGGCTTTGACGTGGTGACCCACGAGGGCACCTTCATCGGACGATTGAAGGAGGTGCTTCGCTATCCGGCACACGACATCTATGTGGTGAGCCGAGTAGGAAAAAACGAGGTGCTTCTTCCTGCCGTCCACGAGATCGTGCGCGCTATAGACCCGCAAGCGAAGCGAATCGAGGTGCAATTGCTGCCCGGCTTGCTCTCGCCCGACGAATCGGAAGTGTAA
- the trmD gene encoding tRNA (guanosine(37)-N1)-methyltransferase TrmD produces MRIDIVTLFPEMVEAVLNTSILGRAREKGLVTFRVVNLRDYATDKHRTTDDVPYGGGGGMVMKIEPIARALDALTAEADAHGEQKPRIILTDPRGRLFTQELARELAKENHLILICGHYEGVDDRVRQHLVTDVVSIGDYVLTGGELPALVIADALTRLQEGVLGDEEAPEKDSFAEPILEYPHYTRPVEFRGWRVPDILLCGHHAQIARWRRQQSLRLTRDLRPDLFNRLTLSAEDRKLLEEEITVPPKSRKHLPVSSKSLEETASQQERGKDTDGTRTRDHS; encoded by the coding sequence ATGCGTATAGACATTGTCACTCTCTTCCCCGAAATGGTGGAGGCCGTGTTAAACACGAGCATCCTCGGACGGGCTAGAGAGAAGGGGCTTGTGACGTTTCGGGTGGTAAATCTGCGCGATTATGCCACCGATAAACACCGTACCACCGACGATGTGCCCTATGGTGGCGGCGGTGGTATGGTGATGAAGATCGAGCCTATCGCTCGTGCTCTCGATGCGCTGACGGCAGAAGCAGATGCCCATGGCGAGCAAAAACCTAGGATCATCCTTACCGATCCGCGAGGGCGTCTGTTTACACAAGAGCTTGCTAGAGAGTTGGCCAAAGAGAACCATCTTATCTTGATCTGTGGGCACTACGAAGGGGTGGATGACCGAGTACGTCAGCACCTCGTCACCGATGTGGTCTCTATCGGCGATTATGTGCTGACAGGCGGTGAGCTGCCCGCGCTGGTGATTGCAGATGCCCTGACGCGCCTGCAAGAGGGGGTGCTCGGTGACGAGGAGGCGCCCGAGAAGGATAGTTTTGCGGAGCCGATTCTCGAATATCCGCACTATACACGCCCCGTGGAGTTTCGGGGATGGCGCGTACCCGATATTTTATTGTGTGGACATCATGCCCAGATCGCCCGATGGCGGCGACAACAAAGCCTTCGGCTAACACGCGATCTGCGGCCAGACCTTTTTAACCGCCTCACGCTGAGTGCGGAAGACCGGAAGCTTTTAGAAGAGGAAATTACGGTTCCTCCAAAATCACGAAAACATCTGCCGGTGAGCTCCAAAAGCTTGGAGGAGACGGCATCGCAACAAGAGAGAGGAAAAGATACCGATGGCACTAGGACCAGAGATCATTCGTGA
- the rplS gene encoding 50S ribosomal protein L19 encodes MPGFRPGDTVRVHAKVVEGDRERIQVFEGVVIAMNNGGVRKSFTVRKISHGVGVERTFLLYSPRIEKIEVVRYGKVRRAKLYYLRTKIGKQARIKEDRDAKR; translated from the coding sequence ATCCCTGGCTTCCGCCCCGGCGATACCGTGCGAGTGCACGCGAAAGTGGTAGAGGGCGATCGAGAGCGTATTCAGGTGTTTGAGGGCGTGGTTATCGCAATGAATAATGGGGGGGTGCGCAAGAGTTTCACGGTTCGTAAAATCTCCCATGGGGTGGGCGTGGAACGAACCTTCCTGCTCTACTCGCCGCGCATTGAAAAGATCGAGGTGGTGCGCTACGGGAAAGTGCGTCGCGCAAAACTGTACTACCTGAGGACGAAGATCGGCAAGCAAGCCCGAATTAAAGAAGATCGCGACGCGAAGCGTTAG
- the lepB gene encoding signal peptidase I: protein MTPAPHETGALEFFAYLSTAQVALAALVLTIVRVFALQRYKAAVEAHKAVEDAGSFWAFIAEICESFLVAGVLVFFIIRPFFIQAFYIPTESMENTLMGHDTFDPTTGQTYAHAVHDRIFVNKLIYRFTNPKRGDVIVFRAPKAADSDDIALGKPLKENILIKRVIGIPGDTIQIKQVGPYDYVFRNGVQLNEYHNPKLPYSIKDPMDPSLNPNFKYGFKSPVHLGPGQYWVMGDNRNYSFDSRYWGVVTRNRIIGKAFFIFWPLNRIGFIH from the coding sequence ATGACTCCAGCTCCACATGAAACAGGCGCCTTAGAGTTCTTCGCCTATCTCTCCACGGCGCAGGTCGCTCTTGCTGCCCTCGTTCTCACGATCGTACGTGTTTTTGCGCTACAACGCTATAAGGCTGCAGTCGAAGCACACAAAGCGGTGGAAGATGCTGGCTCGTTCTGGGCCTTCATCGCCGAGATCTGCGAATCCTTCCTTGTGGCCGGTGTGCTCGTCTTCTTCATTATTCGCCCCTTCTTCATTCAAGCGTTCTATATCCCCACCGAATCGATGGAGAACACCCTGATGGGGCACGATACCTTCGATCCAACAACCGGCCAGACCTACGCGCATGCTGTGCATGACCGCATTTTCGTAAATAAGCTCATCTATCGTTTTACCAACCCAAAACGTGGCGATGTGATCGTGTTTCGTGCCCCTAAAGCCGCCGATTCGGATGATATCGCTCTCGGCAAACCCCTCAAAGAGAATATCCTCATTAAGCGGGTCATCGGGATTCCAGGAGATACCATCCAGATCAAACAAGTGGGGCCTTACGATTACGTGTTCCGTAATGGGGTTCAACTGAATGAATATCATAACCCCAAACTGCCTTATAGTATCAAAGATCCGATGGACCCTTCCCTCAACCCCAATTTCAAATATGGCTTTAAATCCCCCGTGCATTTGGGGCCTGGACAGTACTGGGTGATGGGAGATAACCGTAACTACAGCTTTGATAGTCGCTACTGGGGCGTGGTAACACGTAACCGTATTATCGGCAAAGCCTTTTTTATCTTTTGGCCGCTGAATCGCATTGGCTTTATCCATTGA
- a CDS encoding ribonuclease HII produces the protein MEGIFETDWWAEERAAAQAGYTCIVGIDEAGRGALAGPVVAACVLLPFGWCPKGLNDSKQLTPCERETLYETISQKARAFGVAVVDAERIDAINILRATHEAMRSALAALPKGLFPDLALIDGLPVRPFPIPQKALVKGDARCASIAAASVVAKVTRDRIMHELDRRYPVYGFANHKGYATQEHLKALQVHGPCPLHRRSFRPVAEICTLWER, from the coding sequence GTGGAAGGAATTTTTGAAACAGATTGGTGGGCGGAAGAGAGAGCTGCAGCCCAAGCAGGCTACACCTGCATTGTGGGCATTGACGAGGCCGGACGTGGTGCGCTTGCCGGGCCGGTTGTCGCCGCCTGCGTGCTCCTACCTTTTGGATGGTGTCCGAAAGGTCTTAACGATTCCAAGCAGTTAACTCCGTGCGAACGAGAAACGCTCTACGAAACGATCTCCCAAAAGGCTCGTGCCTTTGGCGTAGCAGTGGTGGACGCTGAACGTATTGATGCCATTAACATTTTGAGAGCCACGCACGAAGCCATGCGAAGCGCGCTAGCCGCCCTGCCAAAAGGTCTTTTTCCCGATCTCGCGCTGATTGATGGTCTTCCCGTTCGTCCCTTTCCCATACCTCAAAAAGCCCTCGTAAAAGGTGACGCGCGCTGTGCCTCTATTGCTGCTGCCTCTGTGGTTGCAAAGGTTACGCGCGATCGCATAATGCATGAGTTAGATAGACGCTATCCCGTCTATGGTTTTGCGAACCACAAAGGATATGCGACCCAAGAACATCTGAAAGCCCTACAGGTCCACGGTCCTTGTCCCTTACACCGACGTAGTTTTCGTCCCGTCGCAGAGATATGCACGCTTTGGGAGCGTTAA
- a CDS encoding YraN family protein: MSTSKHASGAKWEQVVQVYLKDAGWQILDTNYRSPFGELDIVALEPTTSDPVIVFVEVRSRRGSLYGAPIESITAKKRARILATAYQWLSEHAEGTAEPAIRFDVAAVTVDCDGKAEITLYRGAFDATGV, encoded by the coding sequence ATGAGTACGAGTAAACATGCCTCTGGTGCAAAATGGGAACAAGTGGTTCAAGTCTATCTGAAAGATGCCGGGTGGCAGATTTTAGATACGAACTATCGAAGCCCTTTTGGCGAGCTAGATATCGTGGCGTTGGAGCCGACCACTAGCGACCCTGTTATCGTGTTTGTAGAGGTGCGTTCGCGTAGGGGGAGCCTGTACGGTGCTCCCATCGAAAGCATAACGGCTAAAAAACGTGCGCGTATTCTCGCTACCGCTTACCAGTGGCTATCGGAACATGCGGAAGGGACGGCAGAGCCAGCCATTCGTTTCGATGTTGCAGCCGTTACCGTTGATTGCGATGGAAAGGCTGAGATAACTCTCTACCGAGGCGCCTTTGATGCCACAGGAGTTTAG
- a CDS encoding sulfite exporter TauE/SafE family protein: MDFRYSVVGLVIGFIVGLTGTGAGSITTPVLIFLLGVEPKIAIGTDLAYSTLSRLAGVGVFWRRGRIKWPLVKLLAIGSIPGALVGIWGLWGLHRYGHVSSEALRHFVLHLLGLTLLVSALPIALKAHPRFAQWRLPVALGKRHQAAWIAIPVGFVFGMMVGVTSVGGGALFGPVLLLVFGLEATTTIGTETAHAVLLTGVAALSNVVLKGIDYGLLGSLLLGSIPGELLGSYLCVKTAERPMRLVLAGVLLLSGLKAIMA; encoded by the coding sequence ATGGATTTTCGTTATTCGGTGGTAGGTCTTGTCATCGGTTTCATTGTAGGCCTAACGGGCACGGGCGCGGGCTCGATTACCACCCCGGTACTGATCTTTCTGTTGGGAGTAGAGCCCAAGATAGCGATAGGGACAGATTTGGCGTACTCCACGCTGTCTCGTCTTGCGGGAGTAGGCGTCTTTTGGCGCCGAGGTCGTATCAAGTGGCCCCTAGTAAAACTCTTAGCCATTGGTAGCATTCCAGGAGCTTTAGTAGGGATATGGGGTTTATGGGGCTTGCATCGTTATGGACATGTGAGCAGTGAAGCGCTACGCCATTTTGTGCTGCATCTTTTGGGCTTAACGCTTTTGGTGTCGGCTCTTCCGATAGCGTTGAAGGCGCATCCGCGTTTTGCACAGTGGCGTTTGCCGGTAGCGTTAGGCAAGCGGCATCAGGCGGCATGGATAGCCATTCCGGTGGGATTTGTGTTTGGGATGATGGTCGGAGTGACCTCGGTAGGAGGGGGAGCGCTCTTTGGGCCGGTGCTGTTGTTGGTATTTGGGTTAGAGGCGACAACGACGATAGGGACAGAGACGGCGCATGCGGTGCTGCTGACAGGGGTGGCAGCTTTAAGCAATGTGGTATTAAAGGGGATAGACTATGGGCTGTTGGGCAGCCTCCTACTGGGCTCCATTCCAGGGGAGTTGCTGGGGAGCTATCTGTGTGTGAAGACCGCGGAACGCCCGATGCGTCTGGTGCTGGCAGGGGTGTTATTATTAAGTGGTCTGAAGGCCATCATGGCTTAA
- the sat gene encoding sulfate adenylyltransferase — translation MSAASGLIAPHGGVLINRFVPQERYESTLALAKTLPTIPLTPRQISDLEIIAIGAASPLTGFLNQKDYQSVLHSMRLANGLPWTIPLTLPISQEQAKTLATHPKATLTAQDGQPLAILHLQDIYPYDKAQEAQAIYKTTDPAHPGVAILYAQPELYAGGDVEVLTLPPHTDFPEYYLTPTQTRAYFAQKGWRTVVGFQTRNPVHRAHEYLQKVALEMVDGLLLHPLVGETKGDDIPASVRMRCYRVLLDNYYPLDRTLLAVNPSAMRYAGPREAVFHALLRKNYGCTHFIVGRDHAGVGNYYGTYEAQEIFDAFSPEEIGIIPLKFEHAFWCQQCGSMATSKTCPHPSEAHVTLSGTKVREMLRAGQRPPVEFTRPEVAEVLIEAFRNSS, via the coding sequence ATGTCAGCAGCTTCCGGCCTTATAGCCCCCCATGGGGGGGTGCTTATCAATCGTTTTGTCCCTCAAGAGCGCTATGAATCCACCTTAGCGCTGGCAAAAACCCTCCCTACCATTCCCCTCACCCCCCGACAAATCTCCGACCTCGAAATCATCGCTATCGGAGCCGCTAGCCCCCTTACCGGCTTCCTTAACCAGAAGGACTACCAAAGCGTCCTCCACTCCATGCGCCTCGCCAACGGCCTCCCTTGGACTATTCCCCTCACCCTTCCCATCTCCCAAGAGCAGGCCAAAACCCTCGCTACTCATCCAAAGGCTACCCTTACCGCCCAAGACGGACAACCCCTCGCCATCCTTCATCTTCAAGATATCTATCCCTACGACAAAGCCCAAGAGGCCCAAGCTATCTACAAAACCACCGACCCCGCTCATCCCGGAGTAGCCATTCTCTATGCCCAACCGGAGCTGTACGCAGGAGGCGATGTTGAGGTACTTACCCTACCTCCCCACACCGACTTCCCCGAATACTACCTGACCCCGACCCAAACGCGCGCCTACTTTGCCCAAAAAGGTTGGCGCACCGTGGTGGGATTTCAAACCCGAAACCCTGTCCACCGTGCCCATGAGTACCTGCAAAAGGTGGCCTTGGAGATGGTGGATGGTCTTTTGCTGCACCCCTTAGTGGGAGAGACCAAAGGCGATGACATTCCCGCGTCGGTGCGGATGCGCTGTTATCGGGTGTTACTGGACAACTATTATCCTCTGGATCGCACCCTTCTGGCGGTGAACCCTTCGGCCATGCGCTACGCGGGGCCTCGGGAGGCGGTGTTTCATGCCCTCTTGCGCAAGAATTATGGTTGTACTCATTTCATCGTGGGGCGCGACCACGCTGGAGTAGGCAACTACTATGGTACCTATGAGGCCCAAGAGATTTTTGATGCGTTTTCCCCCGAAGAGATCGGCATCATCCCGTTAAAGTTTGAGCATGCCTTTTGGTGCCAACAGTGTGGGAGCATGGCCACCTCCAAGACGTGTCCGCATCCATCGGAGGCGCATGTAACGTTATCGGGAACCAAGGTGCGGGAGATGTTAAGAGCGGGTCAACGGCCTCCGGTGGAGTTTACGCGTCCGGAGGTGGCTGAGGTTTTGATAGAGGCCTTTCGAAACAGTTCTTAA